ATCACCGTTGTTCATATCTGTGAGATCCATCTCATTTCTCCCTTTCACGGTCTCAACGTCCAACCGCCAAACGTTCGATCAAAAATTGAGGCAATTTTTGTTCCCGCATTTTTTCCTGAGTTTCGGCTATGTCATATTTCAGACGAATTAGTTTATACGTTTGGTCAGACGAATCATAAAAGCCCACACAGGCTTTGGGATTTGTATCCCGCGGCTGTCCCACACTGCCCACATTGATGATATAGCGGTTATCAGGATGCAGATCAAGAGACTCGCCGGCTTGCAGGACGATTGTATCATTCGCCTCGACTGCGATCATGGGGGCATGGGAATGGCCGACAAAACATGTGTGTTGAGAAAACGCTTGAAATGCCTGCAGGGCATCGATCCGGCTCATGACATAATGCCAGTTCTCAGGCTCAAACGGCGAGGCATGCACACACAAAGCATCGTCGATTTCAGCCTGAACGAGTCCGTCAGCCAGAAAACTCCTGCATTCCGACTGCAGCCGCAGGCCGGTCCACGCTATGGCCTGACGGGCGTATCGATTAAAATAGGAAATATCCATCCGTCCGATCGCCGCCTGGTCATGATTACCCAGCAGAACAATATCCGCCTTTTCTCTAATGCGTTCACAACACGCATTCGGATCCGGACCGTATCCGACAATATCTCCCAAACAGACCAGTTTATCGTATTCGCAAGAGTCCAAAAACTGCAAAACACGATCCAAAGCCGCCAGATTGCCGTGTATGTCGGAAATCAATGCATATTTCATGACATCATCAACCTTTTAGCGTGCATGTTCCTCGACAACAGTTCGCAGCCACCTGACCATAGCGACTATCATAATCGCTGCAAACATTACACCAGAAAAATTCATCGCCAAGCCGGGCCCGGCCTTAATAGCGAATACGGCGTTTGCTCCGGTTGTTCTGCATGGATTTCTGTTCACCCGTATGCACCTGGCAGGTATCCTGCGGCAGGTATCTGACATCACAAATCTCATCCGCCACATTCGGACAGTAAGGGGTGGCGATCTTTTGCGTTTCCAGACAAATCGAAACATCCACGACACCGTCCGGGCGCTCCAGCCACTCCACCGGAAGATCAAGCGTGTCATGCGCTGCTTTCATAAAACTTGCAGTAATGGGCAGCGCTGCCACTGCACCGGATTGACGGTTTCCCAATGACAGGGCCGGATCATCCAGCCCGACCCATGTACCGGCAACGATCTGAGGTGTAAAGGTCACATACCAGGCGTCTGTAAAGTCATTGGTGGTGCCTGTCTTACCGCCGGCCGGTCTGTAGAAATTATACACCGACCGGGACATGGCGCCGGTGCCGCGGCTGGCTACGGTCTGCAGCATGTCGGACATGATATAAGCCGTTTCCGGCCTTAACACCCCCCGGCTCTGGGGACTGATCGTCTGCAGCAGATTATCGTACTTGTCGTAAATCTCTGTCATCGCATTGGGTTCCACCCGCACGCCCATATTCGGGAACACACCGAACGCCGTTATAATCTCGATGGGGATGACCCCGATTGCACCGAGTGCGATGGCGTCGACTTGCTGCAGCGGGGTTGTGATGCCCATGTTACGCGCATATTCAATAACCGTATGCGGCGGAATATCTTCCTGGACCAAGCGGACGGAAATCAGATTCAGAGAACGCCGCAGACCTTCGCGCAGGGTGGTTTCATTGCCCACAGACAGGTCATAATTGGCCGGTGTCCAGCGGCTGCCGTCCGGCATTTCGGCCACCACCGGCTGATTGAGTTTTTGATAATAGGGCATATAACCGTTATCAATAGCTGCGGTGTAGACAATGGGTTTAAACACAGAACCCGGCTGGCGTCTCGCCTGGGTGACACGGTTATATTCGCTTTCTTCAAAGTCGCGTCCGCCTACCATAGCCAGGACATGCCCGGTAGAGGGTTCCAGCGCCACAAAAGCCACCTGCACCCGGCACTTTTCGTCTATGAGAGAATCCACAAACGCGGTATCCGCCATCAATTGTTCCAGGGTTCGGGATTGCAGTATGCTGGGCGGCACCAGTTCTTTAAAATTCTTGCGCTGGCGCATATCGCGTTCAACACGTTCCTGCAGTTTGGGCAGTTGTTCCGCTATAGCACGATTGGCACAGGCCTGCAGCCGGGTATCCAGCGTGGTTTGAACCTTTAACCCGGTTCTGTAAATATCATAACCGTACTCATCATACAGCTTGCGCCGGACATGTTCGACAAAATAAGGTGCACGGTCCGGGTTGAGAGTATCCGATTTTGCGGCCACATTCAATTCTGTTTGAATCGCATCATCGTACTGCTGTTGTGTGATCTCTCCTTCTTCCAGCATACGGTCCAGCACCAGGTTACGGCGATCCAAGGCTCCGTCA
This genomic window from candidate division KSB1 bacterium contains:
- a CDS encoding metallophosphoesterase family protein, with the translated sequence MKYALISDIHGNLAALDRVLQFLDSCEYDKLVCLGDIVGYGPDPNACCERIREKADIVLLGNHDQAAIGRMDISYFNRYARQAIAWTGLRLQSECRSFLADGLVQAEIDDALCVHASPFEPENWHYVMSRIDALQAFQAFSQHTCFVGHSHAPMIAVEANDTIVLQAGESLDLHPDNRYIINVGSVGQPRDTNPKACVGFYDSSDQTYKLIRLKYDIAETQEKMREQKLPQFLIERLAVGR
- a CDS encoding PBP1A family penicillin-binding protein; translated protein: MKWFQNYLLFKIALIALGVGVAACVLLVVWLSKDIPSFEQLENFSPELATHVYSADGKLVKELFTERRFYTPLSEIPEHMLDAVLAIEDYGFYDHWGVDPERLMFVTFRYMTSGSKQQGASTLTQQLARRLYLTPKKTVTRKLKEILTSIQLERTYTKTEILEMYMNQMQFGYSTYGVESAARYFFKKSVHDLTLEQSALLAGMLQRPGALNPYTNYDGALDRRNLVLDRMLEEGEITQQQYDDAIQTELNVAAKSDTLNPDRAPYFVEHVRRKLYDEYGYDIYRTGLKVQTTLDTRLQACANRAIAEQLPKLQERVERDMRQRKNFKELVPPSILQSRTLEQLMADTAFVDSLIDEKCRVQVAFVALEPSTGHVLAMVGGRDFEESEYNRVTQARRQPGSVFKPIVYTAAIDNGYMPYYQKLNQPVVAEMPDGSRWTPANYDLSVGNETTLREGLRRSLNLISVRLVQEDIPPHTVIEYARNMGITTPLQQVDAIALGAIGVIPIEIITAFGVFPNMGVRVEPNAMTEIYDKYDNLLQTISPQSRGVLRPETAYIMSDMLQTVASRGTGAMSRSVYNFYRPAGGKTGTTNDFTDAWYVTFTPQIVAGTWVGLDDPALSLGNRQSGAVAALPITASFMKAAHDTLDLPVEWLERPDGVVDVSICLETQKIATPYCPNVADEICDVRYLPQDTCQVHTGEQKSMQNNRSKRRIRY